The Terriglobia bacterium genome includes a region encoding these proteins:
- the infA gene encoding translation initiation factor IF-1, producing MSKEDAIEVMAVVIEPLPNAMFKVELENKHQVLAHVSGKMRKNFIRILPGDRVAVELSPYDLTRGRIVYRYK from the coding sequence ATGAGCAAAGAAGACGCGATTGAAGTGATGGCCGTGGTAATCGAGCCGCTGCCCAACGCCATGTTCAAGGTCGAACTGGAGAACAAGCATCAGGTACTGGCGCATGTCTCCGGCAAAATGCGCAAGAACTTCATTCGTATCCTTCCCGGGGACCGCGTGGCGGTGGAACTTTCGCCCTACGACCTGACCAGGGGACGAATTGTGTATCGGTACAAATAG
- the map gene encoding type I methionyl aminopeptidase, with amino-acid sequence MAIVCKSPGEIEKMRRAGRIVRQVLDTVKALVAPGVSTMDLEKAAEKKIRELGAKPAFKGYYDYPCVLCTSVNQEVVHGIPSESRVLREGDIVSIDCGVVLDGYYGDSAVTVPVGESVGPELRKLLEVTEQSLQKGIEAARIGNTIGDIGAAVQEIVEANGFSVVREFVGHGVGTKLHEDPQVPNHGVRGHGPKLREGMVLAIEPMVNAGGPAVRVLDDKWTAVTEDGRPSAHFEHCVAVTKDGPVILTV; translated from the coding sequence ATGGCAATCGTTTGTAAGTCTCCTGGCGAGATAGAGAAGATGCGGCGTGCTGGCCGCATCGTCCGCCAGGTACTGGATACGGTCAAGGCGCTGGTCGCCCCGGGTGTCAGCACGATGGACCTGGAAAAGGCCGCGGAGAAGAAGATCCGCGAACTGGGCGCGAAGCCGGCGTTCAAGGGTTATTACGATTACCCGTGCGTGCTTTGCACGTCCGTGAACCAGGAAGTGGTGCACGGAATACCGTCGGAATCGAGGGTGCTGCGCGAGGGCGATATCGTTTCGATTGATTGCGGTGTCGTGCTGGACGGCTACTACGGCGATTCGGCGGTCACAGTTCCGGTGGGCGAGTCGGTCGGTCCCGAGCTTCGTAAGTTGCTGGAAGTGACGGAGCAATCGCTGCAGAAGGGGATCGAAGCGGCGCGCATTGGAAACACGATCGGCGATATCGGCGCGGCAGTGCAGGAAATCGTCGAGGCAAACGGATTCAGCGTGGTTCGGGAGTTCGTTGGACACGGCGTAGGGACCAAGTTGCACGAGGACCCGCAGGTGCCAAACCACGGCGTTCGTGGGCACGGTCCGAAGTTGCGCGAAGGCATGGTGCTGGCGATCGAGCCGATGGTGAACGCCGGGGGGCCTGCAGTCCGGGTCCTGGACGATAAATGGACGGCCGTAACCGAAGACGGACGTCCGAGCGCGCACTTTGAGCACTGCGTCGCGGTAACAAAAGATGGGCCGGTGATTTTAACGGTTTAA
- a CDS encoding adenylate kinase — protein METKTTDVAVSTEARNAKLVGPVILLGPPGAGKGTQAKKIAEIYGIPQISTGDILRANVALGTELGKKAKEVMGRGELVPDDLVNAMVADRLAQRDCDRGCILDGFPRTVPQARWLDNHLKTKFFDNERGCSLPPIVIEVKIEYNVLLQRLTGRRSCPTCGRIYNVHYQPPRVNGICDVDGSKLVIRPDDREEVIVERLKEYEKKTCPLVEYYEASGRLRVVNGDQAVDVVAADILRAIENGNRL, from the coding sequence ATGGAGACGAAGACCACAGATGTTGCGGTTTCAACAGAAGCAAGGAACGCTAAGTTAGTGGGCCCCGTCATTTTGCTGGGACCTCCCGGCGCCGGAAAGGGAACGCAGGCCAAGAAGATCGCGGAGATTTATGGAATCCCGCAGATCTCGACTGGCGATATCCTGCGAGCCAATGTGGCGCTTGGGACGGAACTGGGAAAAAAGGCCAAAGAAGTGATGGGGCGGGGCGAACTGGTTCCCGACGACCTGGTCAACGCCATGGTCGCCGACAGGCTGGCGCAGAGGGATTGCGACCGGGGATGCATCCTCGACGGTTTCCCGAGGACGGTTCCCCAGGCCAGGTGGTTGGATAACCACTTGAAAACGAAGTTCTTTGATAATGAGCGAGGGTGCTCGCTGCCGCCGATTGTGATAGAGGTAAAGATTGAGTATAATGTTCTATTGCAACGGCTTACCGGACGTCGTTCTTGTCCCACCTGCGGGCGGATTTACAACGTTCACTATCAGCCTCCTAGAGTTAACGGCATCTGCGATGTCGATGGGTCGAAACTTGTCATTCGACCGGACGACCGTGAGGAAGTAATCGTCGAGCGCTTGAAGGAGTATGAGAAGAAAACTTGTCCCTTGGTCGAGTATTACGAGGCCTCGGGGCGGTTGCGCGTGGTGAATGGAGATCAGGCGGTAGACGTAGTCGCTGCGGACATACTTAGAGCAATCGAGAATGGCAATCGTTTGTAA
- the secY gene encoding preprotein translocase subunit SecY yields the protein MFEKFANIFRIPDLRKRVLFTLALLAVYRIGGHLPTPGINTRVLENLFNQQGGTMLGFIDLFSGGFLRRMTIFALGIMPYITASIILQLLTVVYEPLKRLQNEGELGRKKITQWTRYLTVVLSALQSTAIAVTLERQAGVVLHPGLRFVLMTILTLTTGSAFIMWLGEQITERGVGNGMSLLIFAGIVVGLPRAVGDLYTKVRDQAWGAMTVPGMLFLIAVMIVVVAFIVYVERSERRIPVQYAKRVIGRKVMGGQSTHLPLRVNSGGVMPVIFASSVLTLPQTLGMFLKGKNAHLDDMVAAMNWGEPLYTLLYALGIIFFAYFYVSIVFNPSEVSGNMQKYGGFIPGIRPGKRTADYINDILTRITFVGALYLIVISIIPEWMIAGIHLNHLPVWLGGNFFERFPNFVLNGLGVNFYFGGTSLLIVVGVAMDTVNQIEAQLLMRHYEGFTPRSGRIRGRRW from the coding sequence ATGTTCGAGAAATTCGCGAACATCTTTAGAATCCCGGATCTCCGCAAGCGTGTTCTCTTCACGCTGGCACTGCTGGCTGTGTACCGCATCGGCGGTCACTTGCCGACTCCCGGTATCAATACCAGAGTTCTCGAAAACCTATTCAACCAGCAGGGCGGCACGATGCTGGGCTTTATCGATCTGTTCAGCGGCGGATTCCTTCGGCGCATGACGATCTTTGCCCTCGGCATCATGCCGTACATCACCGCCTCGATCATTCTGCAACTGCTTACCGTGGTGTATGAGCCACTGAAGCGACTGCAGAATGAAGGTGAACTCGGGCGCAAGAAGATTACCCAGTGGACGCGCTACCTGACCGTCGTTCTGAGTGCGCTGCAGTCGACTGCCATCGCGGTTACTTTGGAGCGCCAAGCCGGCGTCGTGTTGCATCCGGGATTGCGCTTCGTTTTGATGACAATCCTGACCCTGACGACCGGGTCGGCGTTCATCATGTGGCTGGGTGAGCAGATTACCGAGCGCGGAGTCGGCAACGGCATGTCGCTGCTGATTTTCGCCGGCATCGTCGTGGGTCTGCCACGGGCCGTGGGCGACCTCTACACCAAGGTCAGAGACCAGGCTTGGGGCGCGATGACCGTTCCCGGGATGCTGTTCCTGATTGCCGTAATGATCGTGGTGGTGGCGTTCATAGTCTACGTGGAACGTAGTGAGCGGCGAATACCCGTGCAGTACGCGAAACGCGTGATCGGACGAAAGGTCATGGGCGGGCAGAGTACGCACCTGCCGCTGCGTGTCAACTCCGGCGGTGTGATGCCTGTCATCTTCGCGTCCTCGGTGCTGACGTTGCCGCAGACGCTTGGGATGTTCCTGAAAGGGAAAAATGCTCATCTCGATGACATGGTCGCGGCCATGAACTGGGGCGAGCCGCTTTACACGTTGCTGTACGCACTCGGGATTATTTTCTTTGCCTACTTCTATGTTTCGATCGTTTTTAACCCGAGCGAGGTCTCGGGGAACATGCAGAAGTATGGCGGATTCATTCCAGGTATCCGTCCGGGGAAACGGACGGCCGATTACATCAACGACATTCTGACCCGAATTACATTTGTCGGGGCGTTGTACCTGATCGTGATCTCGATCATTCCAGAATGGATGATCGCGGGCATTCACCTGAACCATTTGCCGGTATGGTTGGGGGGCAACTTCTTCGAACGATTCCCCAATTTTGTCCTCAACGGTTTAGGCGTGAACTTTTATTTCGGCGGTACATCCCTGCTGATCGTAGTTGGCGTTGCGATGGACACGGTCAACCAGATAGAGGCGCAATTGCTGATGCGTCACTACGAGGGATTCACGCCGAGAAGTGGCAGGATCCGCGGCCGAAGGTGGTAA
- the rplO gene encoding 50S ribosomal protein L15: MNLSTIRKPKNSTEKRKRVGRGMGSGMGKTSTRGHKGQGSRSGSRLMRGFEGGQMPLHRRLPKRGFTNIFKKEYTLVNLAVLGDLGETTVNPEVLYNRGILKSRTGMVKVLGTGELSTALTVSAHKFSASAQEKITKAGGKAEVIA, from the coding sequence ATGAATCTTTCGACGATTCGCAAACCGAAGAATTCGACGGAGAAGCGCAAGCGTGTGGGCCGCGGCATGGGTTCGGGCATGGGTAAGACCTCGACCCGCGGTCACAAGGGGCAGGGCTCGCGCTCGGGTTCGCGCCTGATGCGCGGTTTCGAAGGCGGCCAGATGCCTTTGCATCGCCGGTTGCCGAAGCGCGGCTTCACCAACATTTTCAAGAAGGAATACACGCTGGTGAACCTGGCCGTTTTGGGTGATCTTGGCGAGACGACGGTGAACCCCGAGGTGCTCTACAATCGGGGTATCTTGAAGTCACGCACCGGCATGGTGAAGGTCCTGGGTACCGGCGAGCTTTCGACTGCGCTCACGGTTTCCGCCCATAAGTTCTCCGCTTCGGCGCAGGAGAAGATCACGAAGGCTGGCGGCAAGGCCGAAGTCATCGCTTAA
- the rpmD gene encoding 50S ribosomal protein L30, which produces MARNRNKVEKKQAPSGTKLHLKYVRSAICAPEKQKLVVKGLGFTRLYQVIEREDTLSIRGMVAKVPHLVEIVQPAGK; this is translated from the coding sequence ATGGCTCGCAATCGAAACAAAGTCGAGAAGAAGCAGGCGCCCTCCGGAACGAAGCTCCATCTGAAGTACGTTCGTTCCGCGATTTGCGCCCCGGAAAAGCAGAAGCTGGTCGTGAAAGGGCTTGGCTTTACGCGGCTGTACCAGGTGATCGAGCGCGAAGACACGCTATCGATCCGCGGGATGGTCGCGAAGGTGCCGCACCTGGTCGAAATCGTCCAGCCTGCAGGCAAGTAA
- the rpsE gene encoding 30S ribosomal protein S5 — protein MAIAKRKLDAGDFNLKDQVVSINRVTKVVKGGKNMSFAALVVVGDPGSGVVGYGSGKAKEVPQAIRKGIESAKKNLVKVNLNPTTIPHAALGRYGSGMVLLKPAPEGTGVIAGGAVRAVMTSVGIQNVLTKSIGTTNPHNVVKATFDALRKLRDKNEVAAMRGKAVEEL, from the coding sequence ATGGCAATCGCGAAGAGGAAACTCGATGCCGGCGACTTCAACCTGAAGGACCAGGTGGTCAGCATTAACCGCGTGACCAAGGTCGTGAAGGGCGGCAAGAACATGTCGTTCGCCGCGCTGGTCGTGGTCGGAGACCCGGGTTCCGGTGTCGTTGGCTACGGCTCGGGCAAGGCGAAGGAAGTTCCGCAGGCCATCCGCAAGGGAATCGAATCGGCGAAGAAGAACCTGGTGAAGGTGAACCTGAACCCGACGACGATTCCGCACGCCGCGCTGGGACGCTACGGCTCGGGCATGGTGCTGCTGAAGCCGGCGCCCGAAGGAACGGGAGTGATCGCGGGCGGCGCGGTTCGCGCGGTGATGACCTCGGTAGGCATCCAGAACGTGCTGACGAAATCGATCGGTACGACCAACCCCCACAACGTGGTGAAGGCGACGTTCGACGCGCTGCGCAAGTTGCGCGACAAGAACGAAGTTGCCGCCATGCGTGGCAAGGCTGTGGAGGAACTGTAA
- the rplR gene encoding 50S ribosomal protein L18: MITKTAKNETRGRVHKRIRKKVLGTTERPRLNIYRSVSHIYAQVIDDSKGVTLVSATSLEAGKAKDGKSHVSGGNLSAAKQVGKLVAERAKEKGISKVVFDRGGYLYHGRIKALADAARAGGLQF; this comes from the coding sequence ATGATTACGAAGACAGCGAAGAACGAGACGCGGGGCCGGGTTCACAAGCGGATTCGGAAAAAGGTTCTGGGAACGACAGAGCGTCCGCGCCTGAACATTTACCGCTCGGTCAGCCATATCTATGCGCAGGTAATCGACGACTCCAAGGGTGTAACCCTTGTTTCGGCTACCTCGCTGGAGGCGGGCAAGGCGAAAGACGGGAAGTCGCACGTCAGCGGCGGCAATCTTTCCGCGGCGAAGCAGGTGGGCAAACTGGTGGCGGAGCGCGCGAAGGAAAAGGGCATCTCCAAGGTCGTATTCGATCGTGGCGGATACCTCTACCACGGACGCATCAAGGCATTGGCGGACGCGGCCCGCGCAGGCGGACTGCAGTTCTAA
- the rplF gene encoding 50S ribosomal protein L6 — translation MSRIGKKPIALPKGVTFAVDGNTVKVKGPKGEVANHIPAGVTLAQEDGHLVVKRQDEEHRAVHGLVRALVNNAVEGVTKGWTRELEIVGIGYRAEMKGKGIVVFTLGYSHPIEYPLPSGIEVAIDPKQTKLTITGIDRQKVGQVAAEMRGLRPPDPYKNKGVRYFGERLKKKVGKTGAK, via the coding sequence ATGTCGAGAATTGGTAAAAAGCCGATCGCCCTTCCCAAGGGAGTCACGTTCGCCGTTGACGGTAACACCGTCAAGGTGAAGGGGCCGAAGGGCGAAGTTGCGAATCACATACCTGCCGGCGTCACGCTGGCGCAGGAAGACGGGCACCTCGTAGTGAAACGCCAGGACGAAGAGCATCGCGCGGTGCACGGACTGGTCCGCGCGCTGGTGAACAACGCAGTTGAGGGAGTCACTAAGGGCTGGACCCGCGAATTGGAAATCGTCGGAATTGGCTACCGTGCGGAAATGAAGGGCAAGGGCATTGTGGTGTTCACGCTAGGTTATTCGCACCCGATTGAATATCCGCTTCCGAGCGGCATCGAGGTGGCGATCGATCCCAAGCAGACGAAGCTGACCATCACAGGAATCGACCGACAAAAGGTCGGCCAGGTTGCCGCAGAAATGCGCGGCCTGCGTCCACCCGACCCATATAAGAACAAGGGCGTACGCTACTTCGGCGAACGGCTGAAGAAGAAGGTTGGCAAGACTGGCGCGAAATAA
- the rpsH gene encoding 30S ribosomal protein S8, which translates to MSLTDPVADFLARIRNSIKARQQKVDVPASKLKLEIARILKEEGYISNFKPMDEEGKKLIRVYLKYGTDNQAAITQLNRVSRPGCRVYVGNSEIPRVLGGLGINILTTPKGVMTGRQARKEGVGGEVLCEIY; encoded by the coding sequence ATGAGTTTGACCGATCCCGTGGCAGATTTCCTGGCCCGGATTCGCAATTCGATTAAGGCCCGCCAGCAGAAGGTGGACGTACCGGCTTCCAAACTGAAGCTGGAGATCGCCCGCATTCTGAAAGAGGAAGGCTACATCAGCAACTTCAAGCCGATGGATGAGGAAGGCAAGAAACTGATCCGCGTCTACTTGAAGTACGGCACTGACAACCAGGCGGCGATAACGCAGTTGAACCGCGTTTCGCGTCCGGGCTGCCGGGTTTACGTCGGCAACAGCGAGATTCCGCGCGTGCTTGGCGGACTGGGCATCAACATCCTGACTACGCCCAAGGGCGTGATGACAGGACGGCAGGCGCGCAAGGAAGGCGTCGGCGGCGAAGTGCTCTGCGAGATCTATTAA
- a CDS encoding type Z 30S ribosomal protein S14, producing MACGGKGLIFTTRQHNRCKICGRPRAYLRKFGLCRLCFRGLALKGEIPGVSKSAW from the coding sequence CTGGCGTGCGGAGGTAAGGGTCTGATCTTCACCACGCGCCAGCACAACCGCTGCAAGATTTGCGGGCGTCCGCGCGCATACCTGCGCAAGTTCGGACTTTGCCGGCTCTGCTTCCGTGGACTGGCCCTGAAGGGCGAGATCCCCGGCGTTTCGAAGTCGGCCTGGTAG
- the rplE gene encoding 50S ribosomal protein L5: protein MAKQEEGKKKKGAAPAAEAAPAGKPARPKLNNEASARLRHRYQKEVVPALMKELGLKNVMAVPRLEKVVVNMGVGEATQNAKVLDPAVAELQQITGQKPVITKAKKSIAAFKVREGMPIGAMVTLRGDRMYEFLDRLMNVALPRVRDFRGVSTKSFDGRGNYTLGLHDQLIFPEIDYAKVEKLKGMNVTIVTTAKSDDHARALLKQIGMPFRTA, encoded by the coding sequence ATGGCAAAGCAGGAAGAAGGAAAGAAGAAGAAGGGCGCGGCACCGGCGGCGGAAGCTGCTCCGGCGGGAAAGCCGGCTCGTCCTAAGCTGAACAACGAAGCTTCGGCACGCCTGCGGCACCGGTACCAGAAGGAAGTCGTGCCTGCGCTAATGAAGGAGCTTGGCCTGAAGAACGTGATGGCGGTTCCGCGGCTGGAGAAGGTCGTCGTCAACATGGGTGTTGGCGAAGCGACGCAGAACGCGAAAGTTCTCGACCCGGCCGTTGCCGAACTTCAGCAGATCACGGGTCAGAAGCCGGTGATTACGAAGGCGAAGAAGTCGATTGCGGCGTTCAAGGTGCGAGAAGGGATGCCGATCGGCGCGATGGTTACGTTGCGCGGTGACCGTATGTACGAGTTCCTCGACCGGTTAATGAACGTAGCGCTTCCCCGCGTACGTGACTTCCGCGGCGTGAGCACGAAATCATTCGATGGCCGTGGCAATTACACGCTCGGGCTACACGATCAGTTGATCTTCCCCGAGATCGATTACGCGAAGGTCGAGAAGCTGAAGGGAATGAACGTCACAATCGTGACGACGGCGAAGAGCGATGATCACGCACGCGCATTGCTGAAGCAAATCGGGATGCCGTTCCGCACCGCGTAG
- the rplX gene encoding 50S ribosomal protein L24: protein MNSVDIRRNDTVKVITGKDKGKEGRVLRVMPKEGKVLVEHVMVVKKGVRPNPQRNIKGGIAEQESPISISNVKLICGSCGKTPRIRHQEQGDRRVRVCASCGSTMEK from the coding sequence ATGAATAGCGTTGATATTCGCCGGAACGACACGGTGAAGGTGATCACCGGCAAGGACAAGGGCAAAGAGGGGCGCGTGCTGCGCGTCATGCCGAAGGAAGGCAAGGTCCTGGTCGAGCACGTCATGGTGGTGAAGAAGGGCGTACGGCCGAACCCGCAGCGCAATATCAAGGGCGGCATTGCCGAGCAGGAAAGCCCGATCTCGATCTCGAACGTGAAGCTGATTTGCGGCTCTTGCGGAAAGACCCCGCGCATCCGCCACCAGGAACAGGGCGACCGACGGGTTCGGGTCTGCGCGAGTTGCGGCAGCACGATGGAGAAATAG
- the rplN gene encoding 50S ribosomal protein L14, which yields MAVMMRSMLEVADNSGARKLQMILPLGGSTGLRAGLGDVVTAAVKEASPDGNVKKGTVVKAVIVRTRKEHRRKDGTYIRFDQNAAVLVTPDHEPIGTRVFGPVARELREKRFLKIVSLAPEVL from the coding sequence ATGGCAGTGATGATGAGATCGATGCTGGAGGTGGCGGATAACTCCGGCGCCCGCAAGCTGCAGATGATCCTTCCGCTCGGCGGTTCCACGGGATTGCGCGCCGGACTCGGCGACGTCGTGACCGCGGCGGTGAAGGAAGCTTCGCCGGACGGCAACGTGAAGAAGGGCACGGTGGTGAAGGCGGTGATCGTGCGTACGCGCAAGGAGCATCGCCGCAAGGACGGCACGTACATCCGCTTCGACCAGAACGCGGCTGTGCTGGTGACGCCGGATCACGAACCGATCGGAACGCGCGTGTTCGGACCGGTCGCGCGCGAACTTCGCGAAAAGCGTTTTCTGAAGATCGTTTCACTGGCGCCGGAAGTCCTTTAA
- the rpsQ gene encoding 30S ribosomal protein S17 encodes MAETTQTEKKSGRKTLVGQVTSTKMAKTIVVQVSRQKAHPLYERVMTRSKKYYAHDEEQTAHVGDFVRIEETRPMSRLKRWKLKEILKRSALAPELQESTEQIG; translated from the coding sequence ATGGCCGAAACGACACAGACCGAGAAGAAGTCCGGCCGCAAGACACTGGTTGGCCAGGTGACCTCGACCAAGATGGCGAAGACCATCGTGGTGCAGGTGAGCCGCCAGAAGGCGCACCCGCTGTATGAGCGCGTCATGACCCGCTCGAAGAAGTATTACGCGCACGACGAAGAGCAGACGGCGCACGTCGGCGATTTTGTCCGCATCGAGGAGACACGTCCGATGTCGCGGCTGAAGCGGTGGAAGCTGAAGGAAATTTTGAAGCGCTCGGCGCTCGCGCCCGAGTTGCAGGAATCGACGGAGCAGATCGGTTAA
- the rpmC gene encoding 50S ribosomal protein L29: MDSSKIRNLTDAELLHQERELNDQLFKLKFQMKMGQTESLKKIHGLRKDIARVKTIKREKELAAAKSGTEKK, from the coding sequence ATGGATAGCAGCAAAATTAGAAACCTGACAGATGCCGAGCTCCTACACCAGGAGCGCGAACTGAATGACCAGCTCTTCAAGCTGAAGTTCCAGATGAAGATGGGACAGACGGAGAGCTTGAAGAAGATCCACGGCTTGCGCAAGGACATCGCGCGGGTGAAGACGATCAAGCGCGAAAAGGAACTGGCAGCCGCCAAGTCCGGAACGGAGAAGAAGTAG
- the rplP gene encoding 50S ribosomal protein L16, translating to MLMPKKVKFRKQQRGRMRGKAWRGSDLSFGDYGLKVMEPGWITDRQIEAARVAMTRFVKRGGKIWIRLFPDKPVTKKPAETRMGKGKGAPDHWVAVVRPGKILFEMEGVTPTDAKEAMRLASHKLGLVTKFVARETAH from the coding sequence ATGTTGATGCCAAAGAAAGTTAAGTTCCGCAAACAGCAGCGCGGACGCATGCGCGGTAAGGCGTGGCGCGGAAGCGACCTGTCGTTCGGAGATTACGGTTTGAAGGTGATGGAACCCGGCTGGATTACCGACCGGCAGATCGAAGCGGCCCGCGTGGCTATGACCCGTTTCGTGAAGCGCGGGGGCAAGATATGGATCCGCCTCTTCCCGGACAAACCGGTAACGAAGAAGCCGGCTGAAACCCGTATGGGTAAGGGCAAGGGCGCTCCGGATCACTGGGTAGCCGTGGTTCGTCCGGGCAAGATACTGTTCGAGATGGAAGGCGTTACGCCGACCGATGCGAAGGAAGCGATGCGTCTGGCTTCGCATAAGCTGGGCCTCGTAACCAAGTTCGTGGCCCGCGAAACGGCGCACTAA
- the rpsC gene encoding 30S ribosomal protein S3, which produces MGQKVHPYGFRLGYTKPWKSRWFVERDYDKLLVEDVHLKDELKDKLKSAGVSSIDVERPGNKLRIIIRTARPGIIIGRKGAEIDKLKQELQKRTGRDVYVDIQEVHKPELDAQLVAENIALQLEKRVGFRRAMRKAVDSALRFGCKGIKVRVSGRLNGNEIARSEWYLQGRLPLHTLRADIDWGFAEAKTTYGVIGVKCWIYKGEILSQKRREGQPAQSTF; this is translated from the coding sequence ATGGGACAGAAAGTCCATCCTTACGGATTCCGGCTCGGCTACACCAAGCCGTGGAAGTCGCGCTGGTTTGTGGAGCGGGACTACGACAAGCTGCTGGTCGAAGACGTTCATCTGAAAGATGAACTGAAGGACAAGCTGAAGTCGGCTGGCGTCAGCTCGATTGACGTCGAGCGCCCTGGCAACAAGCTTCGCATCATCATTCGCACGGCGCGTCCGGGCATCATTATCGGACGCAAGGGCGCGGAGATCGACAAGCTGAAGCAGGAGTTGCAGAAGCGTACCGGTCGCGACGTTTACGTCGATATCCAGGAAGTACACAAGCCGGAACTGGACGCGCAACTGGTGGCGGAGAATATCGCGCTGCAGTTGGAGAAGCGCGTGGGCTTCCGTCGCGCGATGCGCAAGGCCGTGGATTCGGCGCTGCGCTTCGGCTGCAAAGGTATCAAGGTCCGCGTGTCGGGTCGCCTGAACGGCAACGAAATCGCGCGGTCCGAGTGGTATCTGCAGGGACGCCTGCCGCTGCACACGCTGCGCGCCGACATCGACTGGGGCTTTGCGGAAGCGAAGACCACCTACGGCGTGATCGGCGTGAAGTGCTGGATTTATAAGGGCGAAATCCTTTCGCAGAAGAGACGCGAAGGACAGCCTGCGCAGAGCACGTTCTAA
- the rplV gene encoding 50S ribosomal protein L22 codes for MEFTAKAKYMRVSPQKARLVLDMIKGRRVEDALYMLEFTNKRIAPLVHKLLRSAVENANYLSTEKGADVDLDRLYVKRAVANEGPRMKRIRPAPMGRAYRYQRRISHMEIVLAEKAAAAVATNVDESKAPAKKAKAPKKKAVAKKAPAKKKAPAKK; via the coding sequence ATGGAATTCACCGCGAAAGCGAAGTACATGCGAGTTTCGCCGCAGAAGGCGCGCCTGGTGCTGGACATGATCAAGGGCCGCCGGGTCGAGGACGCGCTTTACATGCTGGAGTTCACCAATAAGCGCATTGCTCCGCTGGTGCACAAGCTGCTGCGTTCGGCGGTCGAGAACGCGAATTACCTGAGCACGGAAAAGGGCGCGGATGTCGATCTGGACCGCTTGTATGTGAAGCGGGCGGTCGCGAATGAGGGCCCGCGCATGAAGCGCATCCGTCCGGCTCCGATGGGCCGTGCGTACCGCTACCAGCGCCGTATCTCGCACATGGAGATCGTGCTGGCGGAGAAAGCGGCGGCAGCGGTGGCGACGAACGTCGATGAGTCGAAGGCGCCGGCGAAGAAGGCCAAGGCTCCGAAGAAGAAGGCTGTGGCGAAGAAGGCTCCGGCTAAGAAGAAGGCTCCGGCCAAGAAGTAA
- the rpsS gene encoding 30S ribosomal protein S19, whose protein sequence is MARSTKKGPFVDAHIVAKVEDMNTRNEKKVVRTWSRRSTIIPEMVGHTLAVHNGKKFIPVYVTENMVGHKLGEFSFTRQFKGHSVKAAAESAAKPAASPKA, encoded by the coding sequence ATGGCACGTTCGACGAAAAAAGGTCCGTTTGTAGACGCGCACATTGTCGCCAAGGTTGAGGACATGAATACGCGCAACGAGAAGAAGGTCGTGCGCACGTGGTCGCGACGGTCGACGATTATTCCCGAGATGGTGGGGCACACCCTGGCCGTGCACAACGGGAAGAAGTTCATCCCGGTGTACGTCACGGAAAACATGGTGGGCCACAAGCTGGGGGAATTCAGCTTCACCCGGCAGTTCAAGGGACACTCGGTGAAGGCCGCGGCGGAATCAGCGGCGAAGCCGGCGGCGTCGCCGAAGGCGTAA